A section of the Meles meles chromosome 8, mMelMel3.1 paternal haplotype, whole genome shotgun sequence genome encodes:
- the CCDC85B gene encoding coiled-coil domain-containing protein 85B produces MEAEAGGLEELTDEEMAALGKEELVRRLRREEAARLAALVQRGRLMQEVNRQLQGHLGEIRELKQLNRRLQAENRELRDLCCFLDSERQRGRRAARQWQLFGTQASRAVREDLGGCWQKLAELEGRQEELLRENLALKELCLALGEEWGPRGGPGGAGGSSAGPTPELALPPCGPRDLGDGSSSTGSVGSPDQLPLACSPDD; encoded by the coding sequence ATGGAGGCCGAGGCGGgcggcctggaggagctgacgGACGAGGAGATGGCGGCGCTGGGCAAGGAAGAGCTGGTGCGGCGCCTGCGGCGGGAGGAGGCGGCGCGTCTGGCGGCTCTGGTGCAGCGCGGCCGCCTCATGCAGGAGGTGAATCGGCAGCTGCAGGGTCACCTGGGCGAGATCCGCGAGCTCAAGCAGCTCAACCGGCGCTTACAGGCCGAGAACCGTGAGCTGCGCGACCTCTGCTGCTTCCTGGACTCCGAGCGCCAGCGCGGGCGGCGCGCCGCGCGCCAGTGGCAGCTCTTCGGGACCCAAGCATCCCGAGCCGTGCGCGAGGACTTGGGCGGTTGTTGGCAGAAGCTGGCCGAGCTGGAgggccgccaggaggagctgctgcGGGAGAACCTGGCGCTTAAGGAGCTCTGCCTGGCTCTCGGCGAGGAGTGGGGCCCCCGAGGCGGCCCCGGCGGCGCTGGGGGCTCAAGCGCCGGGCCGACACCCGAGCTCGCCTTGCCTCCCTGCGGGCCCCGCGACCTGGGGGATGGAAGCTCCAGCACCGGCAGCGTGGGCAGTCCCGACCAGTTGCCCCTCGCCTGCTCCCCAGATGACTGA
- the LOC123949802 gene encoding acidic fibroblast growth factor intracellular-binding protein isoform X1, translating into MTSELDIFVGNTTLIDEDVYRLWLDGYSVSDAVALRVRSGILEQTGATAAVLQSDTMDHYRTFHMLERLLHAPPKLLHQLIFQIPPSRQALLIERYYAFDEAFVREVLGKKLSKGTKKDLDDISTKTGITLKSCRRQFDNFKRVFKVVEEMRGSLVDNIQQHFLLSDRLARDYAAIVFFANNRFETGKKKLQYLSFGDFAYCAELMIQNWTLGAVGTSPDSQVDDMDVDLDKEFLQDLKELKMLVADKDLLDLHKSLVCTALRGKLGVFSEMEANFKNLSRGLVNVAAKLTHNKDVRDLFVDLVEKFVEPCRSDHWPLSDVRLFLNQYSASVHSLDGFRHQALWDRYMGTLRGCLLRLYHD; encoded by the exons ATGACCAGCGAGCTGGACATCTTCGTGGGGAACACGACTCTCATCGATGAGGACGTGTATCGCCTCTGGCTGGATGGTTACTCGG TGAGCGACGCGGTGGCCCTGCGGGTGCGCTCGGGAATCCTGGAGCAGACGGGCGCCACGGCAGCGGTGCTGCAGAGCGACACCATGGACCACTACCGTACTTTCCACATGCTCGAGCGCCTGCTGCACGCACCGCCCAAGCTGTTGCACCAGCTCATCTTCCAGATCCCGCCCTCGCGACAGGCGTTGCTCATCGAGAG GTACTATGCTTTCGACGAGGCCTTTGTGCGGGAGGTCCTGGGCAAGAAGCTGTCCAAGGGCACCAAGAAAGACCTGGACGACATCAGCACCAAAACAGGCATCACCCTCAAGAGCTGCCGGAGACAA TTTGACAACTTTAAGCGAGTCTTCAAGGTGGTGGAGGAAATGCGGGGCTCCCTGGTGGACAACATTCAGCAACACTTCCTCCTGTCTGACCGGTTGGCCAG GGACTACGCGGCCATCGTCTTCTTTGCGAACAACCGCTTCGAGACAGGGAAGAAAAAACTGCAGTATCTGAGCTTTGGCGACTTTGCCTACTGCGCTGAGCTCATGATCCAGAACTGGACCCTCGGAGCCGTCG GGACTTCCCCAGACTCCCAGGTGGATGACATGGACGTGGATCTAGACAAGGAGTTTCTCCAGGACTTGAAGGAGCTCAAAATGCTTGTGGCTGACAAGGACCTTCTGGACCTGCACAAGAG CCTGGTGTGTACTGCCCTTCGGGGAAAGCTTGGTGTCTTCTCTGAGATGGAAGCCAACTTCAAG AACCTGTCCCGAGGACTGGTGAATGTGGCTGCCAAGCTGACCCACAACAAGGATGTCCGAGACCTGTTCGTGGACCTCGTGGAGAAG TTCGTGGAACCCTGCCGTTCTGACCACTGGCCACTGAGTGATGTGCGGCTCTTCTTGAATCAGTATTCGGCGTCCGTCCACTCCCTGGATGGCTTCCG GCACCAGGCCCTCTGGGACCGCTACATGGGCACCCTCCGCGGCTGCCTCCTGCGTCTCTATCATGACTGA
- the LOC123949802 gene encoding acidic fibroblast growth factor intracellular-binding protein isoform X2 encodes MTSELDIFVGNTTLIDEDVYRLWLDGYSVSDAVALRVRSGILEQTGATAAVLQSDTMDHYRTFHMLERLLHAPPKLLHQLIFQIPPSRQALLIERYYAFDEAFVREVLGKKLSKGTKKDLDDISTKTGITLKSCRRQFDNFKRVFKVVEEMRGSLVDNIQQHFLLSDRLARDYAAIVFFANNRFETGKKKLQYLSFGDFAYCAELMIQNWTLGAVDSQVDDMDVDLDKEFLQDLKELKMLVADKDLLDLHKSLVCTALRGKLGVFSEMEANFKNLSRGLVNVAAKLTHNKDVRDLFVDLVEKFVEPCRSDHWPLSDVRLFLNQYSASVHSLDGFRHQALWDRYMGTLRGCLLRLYHD; translated from the exons ATGACCAGCGAGCTGGACATCTTCGTGGGGAACACGACTCTCATCGATGAGGACGTGTATCGCCTCTGGCTGGATGGTTACTCGG TGAGCGACGCGGTGGCCCTGCGGGTGCGCTCGGGAATCCTGGAGCAGACGGGCGCCACGGCAGCGGTGCTGCAGAGCGACACCATGGACCACTACCGTACTTTCCACATGCTCGAGCGCCTGCTGCACGCACCGCCCAAGCTGTTGCACCAGCTCATCTTCCAGATCCCGCCCTCGCGACAGGCGTTGCTCATCGAGAG GTACTATGCTTTCGACGAGGCCTTTGTGCGGGAGGTCCTGGGCAAGAAGCTGTCCAAGGGCACCAAGAAAGACCTGGACGACATCAGCACCAAAACAGGCATCACCCTCAAGAGCTGCCGGAGACAA TTTGACAACTTTAAGCGAGTCTTCAAGGTGGTGGAGGAAATGCGGGGCTCCCTGGTGGACAACATTCAGCAACACTTCCTCCTGTCTGACCGGTTGGCCAG GGACTACGCGGCCATCGTCTTCTTTGCGAACAACCGCTTCGAGACAGGGAAGAAAAAACTGCAGTATCTGAGCTTTGGCGACTTTGCCTACTGCGCTGAGCTCATGATCCAGAACTGGACCCTCGGAGCCGTCG ACTCCCAGGTGGATGACATGGACGTGGATCTAGACAAGGAGTTTCTCCAGGACTTGAAGGAGCTCAAAATGCTTGTGGCTGACAAGGACCTTCTGGACCTGCACAAGAG CCTGGTGTGTACTGCCCTTCGGGGAAAGCTTGGTGTCTTCTCTGAGATGGAAGCCAACTTCAAG AACCTGTCCCGAGGACTGGTGAATGTGGCTGCCAAGCTGACCCACAACAAGGATGTCCGAGACCTGTTCGTGGACCTCGTGGAGAAG TTCGTGGAACCCTGCCGTTCTGACCACTGGCCACTGAGTGATGTGCGGCTCTTCTTGAATCAGTATTCGGCGTCCGTCCACTCCCTGGATGGCTTCCG GCACCAGGCCCTCTGGGACCGCTACATGGGCACCCTCCGCGGCTGCCTCCTGCGTCTCTATCATGACTGA
- the CTSW gene encoding cathepsin W: MAYTMAPTVYLSCFLALLVAGLAQDIKDSLSEKDLDPNSLKLKQVFELFQAQYNRSYSNPKEYARRLEIFAHNLAQAQKMEAEDLGTAEFGMTPFSDLTEEEFEQLHGHQKITPGETPGVGRKVGSEVVVDSVSPSCDWRKLKGVKSPIKQQGNCNCCWAMAAAGNIEALWSIRYNRSVQVSVQELLDCNRCGDGCKGGFVWDAFVTVLNNSGLASEKDYPFRGNLKRHKCLASNYKKVAWIQDFIMLQNNEQTMAEYLAAHGPITVTINMKLLQQYKKGVIKAIPATCDPYLVDHSVLLVGFGKTKSTERRRAKGGHSRTHPHRPIPYWILKNSWGAEWGEEGYFRLHRGSNTCGITKYPFTARVDPQGKKAPVSCPR, translated from the exons ATGGCCTACACCATGGCACCAACCGTCTACCTCTCCTGTTTCCTGGCCCTGTTGGTGGCAGGCCTGGCTCAAGACATCAAGGACTCCCTCTCGGAGAAG GACCTAGATCCCAACTCGCTGAAGCTGAAACAGGTCTTCGAGTTGTTCCAGGCCCAATACAACCGGAGTTACTCAAACCCCAAAG AGTACGCTCGTCGCCTGGAGATCTTTGCGCACAACCTGGCCCAGGCTCAGAAGATGGAGGCAGAAGACTTGGGCACCGCCGAGTTCGGGATGACTCCATTCAGTGACCTCACGG AGGAGGAGTTTGAGCAGCTCCACGGGCACCAGAAGATAACACCTGGAGAGACTCCTGGCGTGGGCAGAAAGGTGGGGTCTGAAGTGGTGGTGGACTCAGTGTCCCCTAGCTGCGACTGGCGCAAGTTGAAGGGCGTCAAGTCACCCATCAAGCAGCAG GGAAACTGCAACTGCTGCTGGGCCATGGCCGCCGCGGGCAACATCGAGGCCCTGTGGAGCATCAGATACAACCGGTCTGTGCAAGTCTCTGTGCAGG AGCTGCTCGACTGCAACCGCTGTGGGGATGGCTGCAAGGGGGGCTTCGTCTGGGATGCGTTCGTAACTGTCCTCAACAACA GTGGGCTGGCCAGCGAAAAGGACTACCCGTTCCGGGGGAACCTCAAACGCCATAAGTGCCTGGCCAGTAACTACAAGAAGGTGGCCTGGATCCAGGACTTCATCATGCTGCAGAACAATGAGCAGA CGATGGCCGAGTACCTGGCCGCCCATGGCCCCATCACCGTGACCATCAACATGAAGCTACTGCAG CAATACAAGAAGGGTGTGATCAAGGCCATACCCGCCACCTGTGACCCCTACCTTGTGGACCATTCTGTCCTGCTTGTGGGTTTTGGGAAGACCAAATCAACGGAGaggaggagggcaaagggaggCCATTCCCGGACTCATCCTCACCGCCCAATCCCGTACTGGATCCTGAAGAACTCCTGGGGTGCTGAATGGGGTGAGGAG GGCTATTTCCGGCTGCACCGTGGGAGTAATACGTGCGGCATCACCAAGTACCCGTTCACAGCCCGCGTGGACCCACAGGGGAAGAAGGCCCCGGTGTCCTGCCCTCGCTGA